From Primulina huaijiensis isolate GDHJ02 chromosome 15, ASM1229523v2, whole genome shotgun sequence, one genomic window encodes:
- the LOC140959801 gene encoding probable histone H2B.1 produces the protein MGAKGEKKPAEKKLVEEKKTADKGPAAEKKPKAGKKLPKDAALAAAGDKKKKKTKRGVETYKMYIFKVLKQVHPDIGISSKAMGIMNSFINDIFEKLAQESARLARYNKKPTITSREIQTSVRLVLPGELAKHAVSEGTKAVTKFTSS, from the coding sequence ATGGGAGCCAAAGGTGAGAAAAAGCCAGCGGAGAAGAAGCTCGTGGAGGAGAAGAAGACCGCCGACAAAGGCCCAGCCGCCGAGAAGAAGCCCAAGGCCGGAAAGAAACTCCCCAAAGACGCCGCCTTGGCCGCCGCCGGggacaagaagaagaagaagacgaAAAGAGGTGTGGAGACTTATAAGATGTATATCTTCAAGGTCCTGAAGCAAGTTCATCCAGACATCGGGATTTCCAGCAAAGCAATGGGGATCATGAACAGCTTCATCAACGACATTTTCGAGAAGCTTGCTCAGGAATCGGCCCGATTGGCGAGGTACAACAAGAAGCCCACTATTACTTCGAGGGAGATTCAGACTTCTGTGAGATTGGTCCTGCCCGGTGAGCTCGCAAAGCATGCTGTTTCTGAGGGCACCAAAGCTGTGACCAAGTTTACTAGTTCttga